A genome region from Candidatus Hydrogenedentota bacterium includes the following:
- a CDS encoding Gfo/Idh/MocA family oxidoreductase — protein sequence MSKKKITRRQFVAATAAAGVFSIVPRRVLAASGETAPSDKLNLGCVGVGGMQGASDVRNVASENIYALCDVDENFLKKAAEAFPQAKLYRDFREMLDKEHKNLNGITITIPDHMHASVALYAMERGVNVYCQKPLTQSVWEARLLTNAAKKYNVVTQMGNQGYSAEATRVSCEIIWNGELGDITEVHSMCGGGFARDITEWPPAEPVPANLNWDLWMGRTAEHTYSAKIHPSNWRGFQEYGSQMVGDWGIHMLGPANWALQLGSPVSVECTAVEGVNPVTYPHYVCRFDFPERPNKFVPSGKMPPVSIYWYEGNMASKFTPPAGLTAEDCKDFNEIFVGTKGFLGTDGRGEGFSLTPRSKMEGYTLPPQVLKRSPGHYEDWLQGCRGGDAPCSNFGIAGPYTEWILLGAISWRFPNQKLEWDGAKLRFTNNDEANRYVKPTFRSGWELQDISV from the coding sequence ATGAGTAAGAAGAAAATCACGCGGCGGCAGTTTGTGGCAGCGACGGCGGCTGCCGGCGTCTTTTCGATTGTGCCGCGCCGCGTATTGGCCGCTTCCGGCGAGACTGCGCCCAGCGACAAGCTCAATCTTGGATGTGTCGGCGTAGGTGGCATGCAAGGGGCCAGCGACGTGAGAAACGTTGCCAGCGAGAATATCTACGCGCTCTGCGATGTGGACGAGAATTTCCTGAAGAAGGCGGCTGAGGCGTTTCCCCAGGCGAAACTGTATCGGGACTTCCGCGAAATGCTCGACAAAGAGCACAAGAATCTCAATGGCATAACGATCACGATTCCCGATCACATGCACGCATCGGTTGCGCTGTACGCTATGGAGCGCGGTGTGAACGTGTACTGTCAAAAGCCGCTCACGCAAAGCGTCTGGGAAGCGCGTCTACTCACGAACGCGGCGAAAAAGTACAACGTCGTAACGCAAATGGGGAACCAGGGCTACTCCGCCGAGGCCACGCGAGTCTCGTGTGAGATTATTTGGAACGGCGAACTGGGCGACATCACCGAAGTGCACTCGATGTGCGGCGGCGGTTTCGCGCGCGACATTACCGAGTGGCCGCCTGCCGAGCCGGTTCCCGCGAATCTGAATTGGGACCTTTGGATGGGACGCACGGCCGAGCACACCTACAGCGCGAAGATCCATCCTTCCAATTGGCGCGGGTTTCAGGAATACGGATCGCAAATGGTTGGCGATTGGGGCATTCACATGCTTGGGCCGGCGAACTGGGCGCTGCAACTGGGCAGCCCGGTCAGCGTGGAGTGTACCGCGGTCGAAGGCGTGAATCCCGTTACCTATCCGCACTACGTGTGCCGGTTCGATTTCCCCGAACGCCCAAACAAGTTCGTTCCTTCCGGTAAGATGCCTCCGGTCTCCATCTACTGGTACGAAGGCAATATGGCCTCGAAGTTCACGCCGCCCGCCGGACTTACTGCCGAGGACTGCAAAGACTTCAACGAGATCTTTGTGGGAACCAAGGGCTTCCTGGGTACCGATGGCCGTGGCGAGGGCTTCAGTCTGACGCCGAGATCGAAGATGGAAGGGTATACGCTGCCGCCTCAGGTCCTGAAACGTTCGCCCGGACATTACGAAGACTGGCTCCAGGGGTGCAGGGGAGGAGACGCTCCATGCTCCAACTTCGGCATCGCCGGTCCATACACAGAGTGGATCTTGCTCGGCGCCATCAGTTGGCGTTTCCCGAACCAGAAGCTTGAATGGGATGGCGCGAAACTACGCTTCACGAACAACGACGAAGCGAACCGTTACGTCAAGCCCACGTTCCGCAGCGGCTGGGAGCTACAAGACATCAGCGTGTAA